A single Syngnathus acus chromosome 8, fSynAcu1.2, whole genome shotgun sequence DNA region contains:
- the rpsa gene encoding 40S ribosomal protein SA: MSGSLDVLQMKEEDVLKFLAAGTHLGGTNLDFQMEQYVYKRKSDGVYIINLKKTWEKLLLAARAIVAIENPADVCVISSRNTGQRAVLKFASSTGSTTFHGRFTPGTFTNQIQAAFREPRLLIVTDPRADHQPLTEASYVNIPSIALCNTDSPLRYVDISIPCNNKGHHSVGLMWWMLAREVLRMRGTISREHPWEVMPDLYFYRDPEEIEKEEQAAAEKAVGKEEFQGEWTAPAAEFAQPEVADWSEGVPVPSVPIQQFPAGAPAAVKPAEVFSEDWSNQPATEDWSTAPTAQASDWGGAASDWS, from the exons ATGTCCGGAAGTCTGGATGTCCTTCAAATGAAGGAGGAAGATGTGCTGAAGTTCCTGGCTGCAGGAACCCATCTCGGAGGTACCAATTTGGACTTCCAGATGGAGCAGTATGTCTACAAGAGAAAAAGTGATG gtGTGTACATCATCAACTTGAAAAAGACCTGGGAAAAGCTGCTGCTGGCTGCAAGGGCCATTGTTGCCATTGAAAACCCAGCTGATGTTTGCGTCATCTCCTCCAGGAACACCGGACAG CGAGCAGTGTTGAAGTTTGCCTCTTCCACCGGTTCTACCACCTTCCACGGTCGCTTCACCCCGGGTACATTCACCAATCAGATCCAGGCCGCTTTCAGAGAGCCCCGCCTCCTGATTGTGACAGATCCTCGTGCTGATCACCAGCCACTGACTGAGGCCTCCTATGTGAACATCCCCTCCATTGCTCTGTGCAACACAGACTCCCCACTTAGATATGTGGACATTTCTATCCCCTGCAACAACAAG GGACACCACTCTGTGGGTCTGATGTGGTGGATGTTGGCCCGGGAGGTTCTCCGAATGAGAGGCACAATTTCCAGAGAGCACCCCTGGGAAGTCATGCCTGATCTGTACTTCTACAGGGATCCTGAAGAG ATTGAGAAGGAGGAGCAAGCCGCTGCTGAGAAGGCTGTTGGAAAGGAGGAGTTCCAGGGTGAATGGACCGCCCCTGCAGCGGAGTTTGCCCAGCCTGAGGTTGCCGACTGGTCCGAGGGTGTTCCTGTGCCATCTGTGCCCATTCAGCAGTTTCCAGCAG GTGCTCCAGCAGCTGTCAAGCCCGCTGAAGTCTTTTCAG AGGACTGGAGCAATCAGCCAGCTACTGAGGACTGGTCCACTGCTCCCACTGCCCAGGCCTCTGACTGGGGTGGTGCTGCTTCTGATTGGTcttaa
- the trir gene encoding telomerase RNA component interacting RNase, with protein MEQRRRHAKSHHTDGGSSSGGDSDGGSPASPSGSQQGPSSSGNAFANDGSFMEMFKKKMEEEMRKKEQGTDGEQGHTKPPPVTSFVGKRRGGVFLKTGMVAKKQKQDTETTPGKSDAWSKYMAEVKKYKAHQCGDDDKTRPLVK; from the exons ATGGAACAAAGGCGCAGACACGCAAAATCGCACCATACTGATGGCGGTAGCAGCAGCGGCGGGGACTCAGACGGCGGGAGCCCCGCGTCCCCGTCCGGGAGCCAGCAAGGCCCGTCGTCCTCGGGCAACGCGTTCGCCAACGACGGCAGCTTTATGGAGATGTTCAAGaagaagatggaggaggaaatgaggaaaaaggaGCAGGGGACAGATGGAGAGCAAGGACATACGAAGCCCCCTCCCGTCACTAGCTTT GTGGGGAAGCGCAGAGGCGGTGTGTTCCTTAAGACCGGTATGGTTGCCAAGAAGCAAAAACAGGACACAGAG ACTACGCCCGGCAAGAGTGACGCTTGGTCAAAGTACATGGCGGAGGTGAAAAAGTACAAAGCGCACCAGTGCGGCGATGACGATAAGACCAGGCCGCTGGTCAAGTAG
- the LOC119125607 gene encoding mitochondrial glycine transporter A-like — MELSLAHPAVKAFMCGALSGTCSTLLFQPLDLVKTRLQTLQNSVEPGSGRLGMMRMILNVVRTERLPGLWKGVSPSLMRTIPGMGLYFSTYGSLKQHFFQDKNPTALGAVLLGGGARAVAGVLMLPVTVIKTRYECGRFRYESVTGALRSVCRTEGPAALYSGLMATMLRDVPFSGIYVMFYSQMKSNLPNEISVSAFAPLANFSCGILAGVSASLVTQPADVVKTLVQVNPQLSTIDAVRFIYMEHGLEGFLRGALPRCLRRTMMAAMAWTVYEQMMAYLGLKT; from the exons ATGGAACTGTCACTG GCTCACCCAGCTGTCAAAGCCTTCATGTGTGGCGCTCTGAGTGGAACCTGCTCCACGCTACTTTTCCAGCCCCTCGACTTGGTCAAAACACGTCTGCAAACCTTGCAGAACAGCGTGGAGCCTGG ttcTGGCCGTTTAgggatgatgaggatgatcCTGAATGTCGTGCGGACAGAGAGGCTGCCGGGACTGTGGAAAGGAGTTTCACCG TCGTTAATGAGGACCATCCCTGGTATGGGACTCTACTTCAGCACTTATGGCTCCTTAAAGCAACACTTCTTCCAGGACAAAAACCCCACGGCCTTGGGAGCAGTTCTGCTGGGAGGCGGGGCCAGGGCGGTGGCTGGGGTCCTCATGTTGCCTGTGACCGTCATCAAGACTCGATATGAA tgCGGCAGGTTCCGTTACGAGAGCGTCACCGGGGCTTTGCGCAGTGTGTGTCGGACTGAAGGTCCTGCGGCTCTCTACTCTGGCCTGATGGCCACTATGCTCCGAGACGTTCCTTTCTCTGGAATCTACGTTATGTTCTACAGCCAGATGAAGAGCAATTTGCCAAACG AGATCAGCGTGTCTGCTTTTGCCCCCCTGGCTAACTTCAGCTGCGGGATCCTGGCGGGGGTGTCTGCGTCGCTCGTCACTCAACCTGCCGATGTGGTCAAAACACTCGTCCAAGTGAACCCCCAGTTGAGCACGATCGACGCGGTCAGATTCATTTATATG GAACATGGACTTGAAGGCTTCCTAAGAGGGGCGTTGCCACGCTGTCTTCGGAGGACGATGATGGCCGCCATGGCGTGGACCGTGTATGAGCAAATGATGGCATATCTCGGACTGAAAACATGA
- the ubn2b gene encoding ubinuclein-2b isoform X2, with protein sequence MAEPRKVPFVTLSSFNTSTPSTPELSKKRRREDEAMTLGRDAGGSAVGSEGSGGLFGTSQGDAAEPEEAKPTVRLDLSLSEPSERGSAEFNYSELVFPTPSRPSQVQLAAASTTPKGLTPCLDPNDPLADDERERREVEELAKRFENKYGGVSKKKKKDRMQDLIDIGYGYDETDPFIDNSEAYDELVPASLTTKHGGFYINTGTLQFRAASDSEADDTENNHVKVKDGAERVIKKRRKKQDGAVLEEKKPRKNKVPKPGVSSLNRPEKKKRKKLMKDSLHLANMLRRFTREKEEMRKRNIAGASLPRPQAKTPGANTSVVISQAKVAGGNDCNMADLTSDPAVISLLGSANNDVLHDMMGDLDFGMLDSPQSSSPTQGENGSFGVAQKAGAGRMLQASMMSPPSLPTGLPGPLLKRIEDLRAASRQFDKEGRKKFFTMDMNNILLDIDLQVQEQPADVRSAVYSHLEAFVPCNKEGLLKRLKKLSLNIQDGRLRTPLLKLKLAVCSVMPEQIARYNMDCIAKVAKQQSEEGEKNASEDEDEEKPGKRVMGPRKKFVWDDKLRSLLCNLVRVKLSCYELEGKTTSPEDYLKAFMETEVKPLWPKGWMQSRILLKESIVAHGHLTGYSAKKKMINTPKVKPKEAAWVQRTTPSAGVAPSPVSQVAKRPSQSPAEPICLDSLDDDLTVPSLDSISQALMILGNAAKGLAQGGSPPSPDRTKSVAAAAAPHVSALLQQHQQKKHSVSTSGASNPRYTFSSSSPSVPSSRPSSVTFSPVSSVRVDAMGNVKGPGQVHRHSVLNTQRPVGVAVPKVNAPASSAKPRPPPTASTLAPPGSKMGVSAPTSGLIKCSNNKGVNSSEPIIVTPPPSRQPTSHPSPAHMNPKSFLATRLPHSPQSKVSPTTPSHMGIQTTQQSNFITPMHATLTKSSHSSITPVVKLTPRTVNLAVTTSPRTHGSSITTPSRSLNSVVPTHVMHTQSRTLNTVVTTSGSSVPSPISRSQVTPPMQQFSSKSPTGFRSPYSGAQAGTVKVGPGGYASPSNQKNPVSSSSTANSSLTNSPSISKHSGTATPPTTLSANSGQRQRSTGVTMSQGVKPVTSVPLSTASPQLPQVSSAGGSSLLGSTPSLPLGFGMLGGLVPVSLPFQFPPLLNLPQLGAAGSSIPPTSSAASSNASFSTLTQNVSQSQGGDNKRKTL encoded by the exons ATGGCAGAACCGAGGAAAGTTCCCTTCGTCACCCTCTCGTCGTTCAACACATCCACTCCGTCGACCCCGGAGTTGAGCAAGAAACGCCGTCGCGAAGATGAGGCCATGACTTTGGGCAGAGACGCTGGTGGAAGTGCGGTCGGGTCAGAAGGTAGCGGAGGTCTGTTCGGGACTTCGCAAGGTGATGCCGCCGAGCCCGAGGAGGCGAAACCCACCGTCCGGCTcgacctctctctctccgagCCAAGTGAACGCGGTTCTGCCGAATTCAACTACAGTGAGCTGGTGTTCCCGACGCCTTCACGTCCTTCTCAG GTACAACTTGCAGCAGCTTCAACTACCCCTAAAGGACTCACACCCTGCCTGGACCCCAACGACCCACTTGCTGATGATGAGAGGGAAAGACGGGAGGTTGAAGAGTTGGCTAagagatttgaaaacaaatat GGTGGCGTttccaagaagaagaaaaaagacaggATGCAGGATCTCATTGATATTGGTTACGGGTATGACGAGACTGACCCCTTCATTGACAATTCCGAAGCT TATGATGAGCTGGTTCCGGCCTCTCTGACAACCAAACACGGAGGCTTTTACATCAACACAGGAACTCTGCAGTTCCGAGCCGCGTCTGACTCCGAAGCAGACGATACAGAGAATAATCACGTCAAG GTAAAAGATGGAGCTGAGCGGGTGATTAAAAAGCGGAGGAAAAAGCAAGATGGTGCAGTTTTGGAGGAGAAGAAACCTAGGAAAAATAAAGTACCAAAGCCAGG AGTGTCATCCTTGAATCGTCCAGAAAAGAAGAAGCGGAAGAAGCTTATGAAAGATTCCCTCCATCTGGCCAACATGTTGCGCCGCTTCACCAGGGAGAAGGAAGAGATGCGAAAGAGGAACATAGCTGGTGCCAGTTTGCCGCGACCCCAAGCCAAAACGCCCGGTGCTAACACTTCGGTCGTCATCAGCCAAGCCAAGGTCGCCGGCGGCAACGACTGCAACATGGCGGATTTGACATCCGACCCCGCCGTGATATCACTGCTGGGGTCGGCCAACAATGACGTGTTGCACGACATGATGGGCGATCTGGACTTTGGGATGCTGGACTCTCCGCAGTCCTCCAGTCCTACTCAGGGGGAGAACGGCTCGTTTGGCGTGGCCCAGAAGGCAGGGGCAGGCCGTATGTTGCAGGCTAGTATGATGAGTCCTCCATCACTGCCCACTGGTCTCCCAGGCCCTCTCTTGAAGCGCATCGAAGACCTCAGAGCG GCATCTCGTCAGTTTGACAAAGAGGGCCGCAAAAAGTTCTTCACCATGGACATGAATAATATCCTACTGGA tATTGATTTACAGGTTCAGGAGCAACCAGCAGATGTTCGTTCAGCTGTCTACTCTCACTTGGAGGCCTTTGTCCCGTGTAATAAAGAAGGTCTGCTCAAGCGCCTTAAGAAATTGAGCCTTAACATAcag GACGGCAGACTCCGCACACCACTCCTCAAGCTGAAGCTGGCGGTGTGCAGCGTGATGCCAGAGCAAATTGCTCGATACAACATGGACTGTATTGCAAAAGTGGCAAA ACAACAGTCCgaggagggagagaaaaaTGCTTCCGAGGACGAGGATGAAGAGAAGCCAGGCAAGAGGGTGATGGGGCCTCGGAAGAAGTTTGTCTGGGACGACAAACTCAG GTCGTTGCTATGCAACTTGGTACGAGTAAAGCTGAGCTGCTATGAGCTGGAGGGCAAGACCACGTCTCCTGAAGATTACCTCAAAGCCTTCATGGAGACAGAGGTGAAACCTCTTTGGCCAAAAGGTTGGATGCAGAGCAG gatCCTGTTAAAAGAGAGCATCGTGGCTCATGGTCACCTCACCGGCTACTC AGCCAAGAAAAAGATGATCAACACACCAAAAGTCAAGCCAAAG GAGGCGGCGTGGGTTCAGCGGACCACACCCTCAGCAGGTGTCGCTCCATCCCCCGTCAGCCAGGTTGCTAAGCGACCGTCTCAGTCGCCGGCTGAGCCCATATGCCTGGATTCCCTCGACGACGATCTGACGGTTCCCTCCTTGGATTCCATCTCCCAAGCGCTTATGATCCTTGGCAATGCCGCCAAGGGCCTGGCGCAAGGGGGCAGTCCTCCCTCCCCGGATAGAACTAAGagcgtcgccgccgccgcagcccCTCATGTCTCTGCGCTCCTCCAGCAGCATCAGCAGAAAAAGCACTCAGTCAGCACTTCCGGCGCCAGCAACCCCCGCTACACGTTCAGCTCTTCGTCTCCCTCCGTCCCTTCCTCTCGGCCGTCCTCGGTCACTTTCTCGCCCGTGTCGTCGGTCAGGGTGGACGCTATGGGCAATGTGAAGGGCCCGGGTCAGGTGCACAGACACTCAGTGTTGAACACTCAGAGACCCGTGGGTGTCGCCGTGCCTAAGGTCAACGCTCCTGCTTCATCTGCTAAACCCCGCCCCCCACCCACCGCGTCAACCCTCGCGCCTCCGGGATCAAAGATGGGGGTCTCCGCACCCACTTCAGGCCTCATCAAATGCAGCAATAATAAAGGCGTCAACAGTAGCGAGCCCATCATCGTTACGCCACCTCCCTCTCGACAACCGACGAGCCATCCGTCGCCGGCGCATATGAACCCCAAAAGCTTCCTGGCGACACGGCTGCCCCACAGCCCCCAGAGCAAAGTATCTCCCACCACCCCATCCCACATGGGCATTCAAACTACGCAGCAGTCAAACTTCATCACCCCGATGCACGCCACTCTCACAAAATCCAGTCACAGCAGCATCACGCCAGTGGTCAAACTCACACCTCGCACCGTCAACTTGGCCGTCACCACCTCCCCTCGCACCCACGGCTCGTCCATCACCACCCCGTCTCGCAGCCTCAACTCTGTCGTCCCCACCCACGTCATGCACACCCAGTCTCGCACCCTCAACACGGTCGTCACCACCTCAGGCTCATCCGTCCCCTCCCCAATTTCCAGGTCTCAGGTGACACCCCCCATGCAACAGTTCTCCTCCAAAAGTCCCACAGGGTTCCGCTCGCCGTACTCAGGTGCCCAGGCCGGAACAGTCAAGGTGGGCCCAGGTGGTTACGCTTCCCCGAGCAACCAGAAGAACCcagtcagcagcagcagcacagccAACAGTAGCCTTACTAACTCGCCATCCATAAGCAAACATTCAGGAACCGCCACCCCTCCCACGACGCTCTCCGCCAACTCGGGCCAGCGCCAGAGGTCCACAGGAGTGACGATGTCTCAGGGGGTCAAACCGGTGACGTCGGTCCCGTTGTCAACGGCCTCTCCTCAGTTGCCTCAG GTGTCATCAGCAGGGGGCAGCAGTCTGCTGGGCTCCACCCCGTCTCTCCCTCTGGGCTTCGGGATGCTGGGCGGTCTGGTTCCCGTCTCGCTTCCTTTCCAGTTCCCGCCGCTGCTCAACCTGCCCCAGTTGGGTGCCGCCGGCTCCAGCATACCACCCACCAGCTCTGCGGCCAGTAGCAATGCTTCCTTCTCTACCTTGACTCAAA ATGTCAGCCAAAGCCAAGGCGGAGACAACAAGAGGAAGACTCTATGA
- the ubn2b gene encoding ubinuclein-2b isoform X1, which yields MAEPRKVPFVTLSSFNTSTPSTPELSKKRRREDEAMTLGRDAGGSAVGSEGSGGLFGTSQGDAAEPEEAKPTVRLDLSLSEPSERGSAEFNYSELVFPTPSRPSQVQLAAASTTPKGLTPCLDPNDPLADDERERREVEELAKRFENKYGGVSKKKKKDRMQDLIDIGYGYDETDPFIDNSEAYDELVPASLTTKHGGFYINTGTLQFRAASDSEADDTENNHVKVKDGAERVIKKRRKKQDGAVLEEKKPRKNKVPKPGVSSLNRPEKKKRKKLMKDSLHLANMLRRFTREKEEMRKRNIAGASLPRPQAKTPGANTSVVISQAKVAGGNDCNMADLTSDPAVISLLGSANNDVLHDMMGDLDFGMLDSPQSSSPTQGENGSFGVAQKAGAGRMLQASMMSPPSLPTGLPGPLLKRIEDLRAASRQFDKEGRKKFFTMDMNNILLDIDLQVQEQPADVRSAVYSHLEAFVPCNKEGLLKRLKKLSLNIQDGRLRTPLLKLKLAVCSVMPEQIARYNMDCIAKVAKQQSEEGEKNASEDEDEEKPGKRVMGPRKKFVWDDKLRSLLCNLVRVKLSCYELEGKTTSPEDYLKAFMETEVKPLWPKGWMQSRILLKESIVAHGHLTGYSAKKKMINTPKVKPKEAAWVQRTTPSAGVAPSPVSQVAKRPSQSPAEPICLDSLDDDLTVPSLDSISQALMILGNAAKGLAQGGSPPSPDRTKSVAAAAAPHVSALLQQHQQKKHSVSTSGASNPRYTFSSSSPSVPSSRPSSVTFSPVSSVRVDAMGNVKGPGQVHRHSVLNTQRPVGVAVPKVNAPASSAKPRPPPTASTLAPPGSKMGVSAPTSGLIKCSNNKGVNSSEPIIVTPPPSRQPTSHPSPAHMNPKSFLATRLPHSPQSKVSPTTPSHMGIQTTQQSNFITPMHATLTKSSHSSITPVVKLTPRTVNLAVTTSPRTHGSSITTPSRSLNSVVPTHVMHTQSRTLNTVVTTSGSSVPSPISRSQVTPPMQQFSSKSPTGFRSPYSGAQAGTVKVGPGGYASPSNQKNPVSSSSTANSSLTNSPSISKHSGTATPPTTLSANSGQRQRSTGVTMSQGVKPVTSVPLSTASPQLPQVSSAGGSSLLGSTPSLPLGFGMLGGLVPVSLPFQFPPLLNLPQLGAAGSSIPPTSSAASSNASFSTLTQNLYKSLQSGSQVALPPHLQLAFSDVSQSQGGDNKRKTL from the exons ATGGCAGAACCGAGGAAAGTTCCCTTCGTCACCCTCTCGTCGTTCAACACATCCACTCCGTCGACCCCGGAGTTGAGCAAGAAACGCCGTCGCGAAGATGAGGCCATGACTTTGGGCAGAGACGCTGGTGGAAGTGCGGTCGGGTCAGAAGGTAGCGGAGGTCTGTTCGGGACTTCGCAAGGTGATGCCGCCGAGCCCGAGGAGGCGAAACCCACCGTCCGGCTcgacctctctctctccgagCCAAGTGAACGCGGTTCTGCCGAATTCAACTACAGTGAGCTGGTGTTCCCGACGCCTTCACGTCCTTCTCAG GTACAACTTGCAGCAGCTTCAACTACCCCTAAAGGACTCACACCCTGCCTGGACCCCAACGACCCACTTGCTGATGATGAGAGGGAAAGACGGGAGGTTGAAGAGTTGGCTAagagatttgaaaacaaatat GGTGGCGTttccaagaagaagaaaaaagacaggATGCAGGATCTCATTGATATTGGTTACGGGTATGACGAGACTGACCCCTTCATTGACAATTCCGAAGCT TATGATGAGCTGGTTCCGGCCTCTCTGACAACCAAACACGGAGGCTTTTACATCAACACAGGAACTCTGCAGTTCCGAGCCGCGTCTGACTCCGAAGCAGACGATACAGAGAATAATCACGTCAAG GTAAAAGATGGAGCTGAGCGGGTGATTAAAAAGCGGAGGAAAAAGCAAGATGGTGCAGTTTTGGAGGAGAAGAAACCTAGGAAAAATAAAGTACCAAAGCCAGG AGTGTCATCCTTGAATCGTCCAGAAAAGAAGAAGCGGAAGAAGCTTATGAAAGATTCCCTCCATCTGGCCAACATGTTGCGCCGCTTCACCAGGGAGAAGGAAGAGATGCGAAAGAGGAACATAGCTGGTGCCAGTTTGCCGCGACCCCAAGCCAAAACGCCCGGTGCTAACACTTCGGTCGTCATCAGCCAAGCCAAGGTCGCCGGCGGCAACGACTGCAACATGGCGGATTTGACATCCGACCCCGCCGTGATATCACTGCTGGGGTCGGCCAACAATGACGTGTTGCACGACATGATGGGCGATCTGGACTTTGGGATGCTGGACTCTCCGCAGTCCTCCAGTCCTACTCAGGGGGAGAACGGCTCGTTTGGCGTGGCCCAGAAGGCAGGGGCAGGCCGTATGTTGCAGGCTAGTATGATGAGTCCTCCATCACTGCCCACTGGTCTCCCAGGCCCTCTCTTGAAGCGCATCGAAGACCTCAGAGCG GCATCTCGTCAGTTTGACAAAGAGGGCCGCAAAAAGTTCTTCACCATGGACATGAATAATATCCTACTGGA tATTGATTTACAGGTTCAGGAGCAACCAGCAGATGTTCGTTCAGCTGTCTACTCTCACTTGGAGGCCTTTGTCCCGTGTAATAAAGAAGGTCTGCTCAAGCGCCTTAAGAAATTGAGCCTTAACATAcag GACGGCAGACTCCGCACACCACTCCTCAAGCTGAAGCTGGCGGTGTGCAGCGTGATGCCAGAGCAAATTGCTCGATACAACATGGACTGTATTGCAAAAGTGGCAAA ACAACAGTCCgaggagggagagaaaaaTGCTTCCGAGGACGAGGATGAAGAGAAGCCAGGCAAGAGGGTGATGGGGCCTCGGAAGAAGTTTGTCTGGGACGACAAACTCAG GTCGTTGCTATGCAACTTGGTACGAGTAAAGCTGAGCTGCTATGAGCTGGAGGGCAAGACCACGTCTCCTGAAGATTACCTCAAAGCCTTCATGGAGACAGAGGTGAAACCTCTTTGGCCAAAAGGTTGGATGCAGAGCAG gatCCTGTTAAAAGAGAGCATCGTGGCTCATGGTCACCTCACCGGCTACTC AGCCAAGAAAAAGATGATCAACACACCAAAAGTCAAGCCAAAG GAGGCGGCGTGGGTTCAGCGGACCACACCCTCAGCAGGTGTCGCTCCATCCCCCGTCAGCCAGGTTGCTAAGCGACCGTCTCAGTCGCCGGCTGAGCCCATATGCCTGGATTCCCTCGACGACGATCTGACGGTTCCCTCCTTGGATTCCATCTCCCAAGCGCTTATGATCCTTGGCAATGCCGCCAAGGGCCTGGCGCAAGGGGGCAGTCCTCCCTCCCCGGATAGAACTAAGagcgtcgccgccgccgcagcccCTCATGTCTCTGCGCTCCTCCAGCAGCATCAGCAGAAAAAGCACTCAGTCAGCACTTCCGGCGCCAGCAACCCCCGCTACACGTTCAGCTCTTCGTCTCCCTCCGTCCCTTCCTCTCGGCCGTCCTCGGTCACTTTCTCGCCCGTGTCGTCGGTCAGGGTGGACGCTATGGGCAATGTGAAGGGCCCGGGTCAGGTGCACAGACACTCAGTGTTGAACACTCAGAGACCCGTGGGTGTCGCCGTGCCTAAGGTCAACGCTCCTGCTTCATCTGCTAAACCCCGCCCCCCACCCACCGCGTCAACCCTCGCGCCTCCGGGATCAAAGATGGGGGTCTCCGCACCCACTTCAGGCCTCATCAAATGCAGCAATAATAAAGGCGTCAACAGTAGCGAGCCCATCATCGTTACGCCACCTCCCTCTCGACAACCGACGAGCCATCCGTCGCCGGCGCATATGAACCCCAAAAGCTTCCTGGCGACACGGCTGCCCCACAGCCCCCAGAGCAAAGTATCTCCCACCACCCCATCCCACATGGGCATTCAAACTACGCAGCAGTCAAACTTCATCACCCCGATGCACGCCACTCTCACAAAATCCAGTCACAGCAGCATCACGCCAGTGGTCAAACTCACACCTCGCACCGTCAACTTGGCCGTCACCACCTCCCCTCGCACCCACGGCTCGTCCATCACCACCCCGTCTCGCAGCCTCAACTCTGTCGTCCCCACCCACGTCATGCACACCCAGTCTCGCACCCTCAACACGGTCGTCACCACCTCAGGCTCATCCGTCCCCTCCCCAATTTCCAGGTCTCAGGTGACACCCCCCATGCAACAGTTCTCCTCCAAAAGTCCCACAGGGTTCCGCTCGCCGTACTCAGGTGCCCAGGCCGGAACAGTCAAGGTGGGCCCAGGTGGTTACGCTTCCCCGAGCAACCAGAAGAACCcagtcagcagcagcagcacagccAACAGTAGCCTTACTAACTCGCCATCCATAAGCAAACATTCAGGAACCGCCACCCCTCCCACGACGCTCTCCGCCAACTCGGGCCAGCGCCAGAGGTCCACAGGAGTGACGATGTCTCAGGGGGTCAAACCGGTGACGTCGGTCCCGTTGTCAACGGCCTCTCCTCAGTTGCCTCAG GTGTCATCAGCAGGGGGCAGCAGTCTGCTGGGCTCCACCCCGTCTCTCCCTCTGGGCTTCGGGATGCTGGGCGGTCTGGTTCCCGTCTCGCTTCCTTTCCAGTTCCCGCCGCTGCTCAACCTGCCCCAGTTGGGTGCCGCCGGCTCCAGCATACCACCCACCAGCTCTGCGGCCAGTAGCAATGCTTCCTTCTCTACCTTGACTCAAA ATCTGTATAAGAGTCTCCAGTCGGGCTCTCAGGTTGCTCTGCCTCCTCACTTGCAGCTCGCTTTCTCAG ATGTCAGCCAAAGCCAAGGCGGAGACAACAAGAGGAAGACTCTATGA